A region from the Malus domestica chromosome 07, GDT2T_hap1 genome encodes:
- the LOC103410269 gene encoding putative glycerol-3-phosphate transporter 1, translating into MGSISEPEPKVSYSKPPGIRLVEQIKKSPISYKTHQAIVLVVTFLAYASYHAARKTTSVVKSTLDPQSSITSLNSWPWRMSYLSEPAESRRLSRVLGDGWAPFNGSDGTALLGEVDLAFLAVYAIGMYFSGHLGDRTNLRIFLTIGMVGAGAFTAAFGVGYWANVHTFYYFLGAQVLAGLFQSTGWPSVVAVVGNWFGKKKRGLIMGIWNAHTSVGNITGSLVASALLRYGWGWSFVVPGLIIATVGVVVFLFLPVSPEDVGASEEDELPSPKKIGAGVTEPLLEPEVKGKESAVGFLEAWKIPGVAPFALCLFFSKLVAYTFLYWLPFYISHTAIDGKYLSSESAGNLSTLFDVGGVLGGILAGFISDRLGARAITAASFMYCAIPALYVYRSYGHVSMTVNIALMFITGMFVNGPYALITTAVSADLGTHSSLRGNSRALATVTAIIDGTGSIGAAIGPLLTGYISAKSWSAVFTMLMGAALIAGLLLTRLVVAEVAAKIEESRSRVSASRPQPAVLDV; encoded by the exons ATGGGTTCAATATCGGAGCCAGAACCTAAGGTAAGTTACTCCAAGCCCCCGGGGATTCGGTTAGTAGAGCAGATCAAGAAATCACCCATTTCATACAAAACCCACCAAGCCATTGTTCTGGTTGTTACATTTCTTGCATATGCTAGCTACCACGCCGCTCGAAAAACCACGAGCGTGGTCAAGAGTACTCTTGATCCCCAATCCTCGATTACAAGCTTAAATTCTTGGCCATGGAGGATGAGTTACTTGAGTGAACCAGCTGAAAGCAGAAGACTTTCTAGGGTTCTTGGAGATGGTTGGGCCCCATTTAATGGATCAGATGGCACAGCCTTGCTTGGTGAGGTCGACCTTGCTTTCCTGGCTGTGTATGCTATAGGAATGTACTTCTCCGGACACTTGGGTGATAGGACGAATTTACGAATCTTTCTAACAATCGGAATGGTGGGAGCAGGGGCGTTTACTGCAGCATTTGGAGTTGGATATTGGGCAAACGTTCACACTTTCTATTACTTTCTCGGCGCTCAAGTGCTTGCTGGTTTGTTTCAATCGACGGGATGGCCTTCGGTAGTTGCAGTTGTTGGTAATTGGtttgggaagaagaagagagggctGATTATGGGTATATGGAATGCTCACACTTCTGTTGGGAACATTACAGGGTCTTTGGTTGCTTCCGCCCTGTTGCGATACGGGTGGGGTTGGTCCTTTGTAGTCCCAGGTCTCATAATCGCTACCGTTGGTGTGGTGGTTTTTCTGTTCTTGCCTGTTAGTCCTGAGGATGTTGGAGCcagtgaagaagatgaattgcCATCTCCCAAGAAAATTGGGGCAGGAGTAACGGAACCATTGTTGGAACCAGAggtgaaagggaaggagagTGCCGTCGGGTTCCTAGAAGCTTGGAAAATTCCCGGAGTTGCTCCTTTCGCTCTGTGCCTATTCTTTTCGAAATTGGTTGCCTACACGTTTCTCTATTGGCTTCCTTTCTACATTAGTCACACAG CTATCGACGGAAAGTACTTATCCAGTGAGTCAGCTGGTAACTTATCCACATTGTTCGATGTTGGAGGTGTTCTTGGAGGAATCCTTGCCGGCTTTATTTCAGACCGCTTGGGTGCCAGAGCGATAACAGCTGCAAGTTTCATGTACTGTGCTATCCCTGCACTCTATGTCTACCGAAGCTATGGACACGTATCCATGACTGTGAACATTGCACTCATGTTCATCACCGGCATGTTTGTGAACGGGCCATACGCTCTAATAACAACAGCCGTCTCGGCTGATCTTGGAACACACAGCTCATTGCGTGGGAACTCGAGGGCATTGGCGACAGTAACAGCGATCATAGATGGAACAGGCTCCATCGGGGCAGCCATCGGACCTTTGCTGACCGGCTACATTTCAGCCAAAAGCTGGAGTGCAGTCTTCacaatgttgatgggagcagcTCTGATTGCAGGGCTGCTTCTGACTAGGCTTGTTGTGGCGGAAGTTGCTGCGAAGATTGAAGAATCGAGATCGCGAGTGTCAGCATCTCGGCCTCAACCTGCAGTACTCGATGTGTGA